The nucleotide sequence TATTTCCATTTAAGCAAGAAAATActgttttgctaccatttttaccaaaaagggtttaatttgttccactttattcacatttttaaatacaaccttttgtaagggagtgtcaaaaatcgaatgtcactagtgagcaaacctttaataattgaatcatggaccaggtcacatataaagaaaaaaatgtatgtatttctgaATATTTGCTTCattataaaattgtgtttattctattataatttttggtaGCTTATATGAAGCACACTTACTCTTTCTTTagctaattaataaataataaatttaggaaCAGTTTATATGCAGAGATCTTCATCTGGATCTTCCTCATCATCATAATCGTCTGCAGCATCGGGTGTGTATATAATTGAGCTTTCTTCTGTTTCAGATGttctaaaataatacaaatgaagtgtattaaatatttgtacacGCATAGAGGCACAGATATTGAAACATACTTTTCGTAAGGCATCTTAAGTGTATTGCGTGCAAccatttcatcttcatttaattcaattttgaaaGTACCACCAGCTGGGCTTGTTTTTGGGGGTGAAGCTTTGGCCTGCACATCTAAGTTTTGCACTGGCTCAACTAGAAACtcctttttagtttttgtgtatGTGTATCGTTTGTTAGTGACACCACCACCTGGCTTACGCGTAATGATGGTTAAAATATTGGATGTTTCTAAGTGTACATATAAGTCAGCCATATATTCGAAAGCTGATATCAAATATTCTGCACGTGGATATGTAAGATTAGCTGGTGTTATCCAGAGAAAGAGACGTTGCACCTTTTCGCAAATTCGGAGTTTATGTACAAATTTAATGATCTTAGCGACGCTTTGATAGCATATTAGATCGGAAAGCGAGGGCAACAACACATTGCATTTTTCTTCCTTCGAGCATTTCTTTGCGAAATTAGTAAATGTCGTCCAATCTTTTAACTCTGAACTGAGAGGTAGAGTTTTCACtactaatttttcgtttttttcctgTTCTCCTAGAAATTGGTAGAGTATGCGATGTGATATCTTTTCCAGGCCGGTTTCATCTAAAATTAGTTTGCAttatatataacattttaaatgaACACCATCTTTACTTACCGATAATAACCACAAAATGTTGTTTGGTAATTATCAGATTTGAAAGCATTTTTGAACCGAAAAATATAGAAAGCAAAGGAAATAACAAACTTGCTGCAACACgccaatttttatatatttataaaactgtAATATTCTTCTTCTAACTACGAATACAAGTAACAATAGCTTAGTTTTGAGGTGACCAAATTTAGTGAATTATGAATGTAAGTATTATCATTGACAAGCAATCAACTGTTTAGTTTTACATTTCttatcgaaatatcgaaaacaaaTTATTGTATATCGGGGAACAGGAAGATGCTTGTGAAGAAGCTTGCGGGAAAAAAGCTACCACCGCAGACGAATGATTAGTGAGTGAATACCGTTGGGAAGTGCAGAGGTGCACAGGTTCGAAGCCCCGCGTAAGAAgtaccaattgatagaaaaaatttgtatgttgttgttgttgttgttgtagcaataaCTTTGcgctgtcagtgtagtgtaatcaccggtcgtcttcgtctagctcatctaacggtaggcccaggcaACTAGTTGTTTCGACAGGTTAGGTCCAGAAgtttagatgagtgggtttgatggggcatgtgaaaaggtggttagagTCGTGTAGGTGTTGCATTGGGCACATTataagacatcctgtcgcgtcCTTATGACAGTGTTTTGGTAGGTTtgtagcttcgtccactgcgtatcactggttccaggtgcccagacaggcgcagcataattTAGAAACGGTCGGCCGGTTGTCGAAAGTCGACAGCTACATCTCtgtgtctttgccccaagtgctgccggcaagcgatttgaggaccttgttgtgattctgtactttagttgcaatagcggtagtatgcgctgagaaggagagcaagctgtcaaagctaactcccaatattctggggttgtttaccgtcggaattggtgtgtcatcgactttcaccttAAGTTGCAGCTTGGCcccctttgtccaggtggtgaagagggCGCCGTGGAATTATTGGGGGGAAGTTGTaagttcctcgcagtgaagaagtgAGAAAGGCAGGCGAGGTAGTTGTTAACCTTGgagcacaggccatcaatgtcattgcccgacttaattatcgtgcagtcgtcggcgtaggcgaccagggagactccctttGGTGGCTGGGGAAGTTTCGAGATGTAGAGCTCCTTgccttatttttctctgtttggaTGTTTGgtttcgaaatatcaccgacgacTGCCGACCACTCAGTTAGTTCGcagtccacctcttcagccctggcgggagtgtcgactgtaaaatgtcatctagtagcgtggcgtgcctgactgtgtcgaaagccttttttagatccaacgctactagggcagtcctctcgcaggggcgggtTTGGTTGAGGCCgcggtttatatatatatatgatatatatatatatgatataattggcgcatacacactttttgagtgtttgtccaagctcctcctcgtatttgtggcgtgcgtcctgttgttgttccacaaatggagggacttacagtttcaagccgactccgaacggcagatatttatgaggagctttttcatggcagaaatacactcggaggtttgaaattgcctgccgagggcgacggctattagaaaaatgtttttcttaatctctgtgaattccaaatggtagtcacgcaccaacccattcggctacggagtCCGCGGTTTACGCGGTGAGACTGGGGTCAGATGTTTcgtaaagagtgggagtagaaggtcttcaagagtcttcactactgaggaaaggagagttataAGACGAtaggactccccttggttggcgggtctcagtagtgggaccactctccctgattTCCACTTGTCAACAATGATGGGAGTGGCCATAGACAAATGG is from Anastrepha ludens isolate Willacy chromosome 4, idAnaLude1.1, whole genome shotgun sequence and encodes:
- the LOC128859994 gene encoding elongator complex protein 5, producing MLSNLIITKQHFVVIIDETGLEKISHRILYQFLGEQEKNEKLVVKTLPLSSELKDWTTFTNFAKKCSKEEKCNVLLPSLSDLICYQSVAKIIKFVHKLRICEKVQRLFLWITPANLTYPRAEYLISAFEYMADLYVHLETSNILTIITRKPGGGVTNKRYTYTKTKKEFLVEPVQNLDVQAKASPPKTSPAGGTFKIELNEDEMVARNTLKMPYEKTSETEESSIIYTPDAADDYDDEEDPDEDLCI